One stretch of Streptomyces hygroscopicus DNA includes these proteins:
- a CDS encoding acetyltransferase: MGKRVSVRLITGEREPAPTFTDVVGVLTSWTEGSLSITRRTGEAVRIAESSLVAGKVVPAAPARRRGPAATAPELDRVAARAWPPMVSEPLGEWTLRASGGFTRRANSVLPLGDPGTGLDEALRRVTDWYAARELPAYIQVSTGAEGTQELLAAELEGRGWTREVSSRIRIAALAPIGDLDADASAVTLSRRLDDAWLARYQRSSGKPSPEARTVLSGGPSVWFATVAGREGEAPDAIGRCVVDGRWAGFAAVEVAPERRRQGLAKAVMTALARKALDEGASAAYLQVETDNEGAQALYEGMGFTVHHSYHHWRASGQDVR, encoded by the coding sequence GTGGGAAAACGCGTCTCGGTCAGATTGATCACCGGGGAGCGTGAGCCCGCCCCCACCTTCACCGACGTGGTCGGTGTTCTCACATCGTGGACCGAGGGCTCGCTCTCCATCACGCGGCGCACCGGTGAGGCGGTGCGGATCGCGGAATCGTCCCTGGTGGCGGGCAAGGTGGTGCCCGCCGCTCCGGCCCGCCGCCGTGGCCCCGCCGCGACCGCGCCCGAGCTGGACCGGGTCGCCGCCAGGGCCTGGCCGCCCATGGTCAGCGAGCCGCTGGGCGAGTGGACGCTGCGCGCCTCGGGCGGATTCACCCGGCGCGCCAATTCGGTACTGCCCCTCGGCGACCCCGGGACGGGTCTCGACGAGGCGCTGCGCCGGGTGACCGACTGGTACGCGGCGCGGGAGCTGCCCGCGTACATCCAGGTCAGCACGGGCGCCGAGGGCACCCAGGAGCTGCTCGCGGCGGAGCTGGAGGGCCGCGGCTGGACGCGTGAGGTCTCGTCGCGGATACGCATCGCGGCGCTCGCCCCCATCGGGGACCTGGACGCCGACGCCTCGGCGGTGACGCTCTCCCGCCGGCTCGACGACGCCTGGCTGGCCCGCTACCAGCGGTCGTCCGGCAAGCCCTCCCCCGAGGCGCGGACGGTGCTGTCGGGCGGCCCGTCCGTGTGGTTCGCCACCGTGGCGGGGCGGGAGGGAGAGGCCCCGGACGCGATCGGGCGCTGTGTCGTGGACGGCCGCTGGGCCGGATTCGCCGCCGTGGAGGTCGCCCCGGAGCGGCGGCGCCAGGGCCTGGCCAAGGCCGTGATGACGGCGCTGGCCCGCAAGGCGCTCGACGAGGGTGCCTCGGCCGCGTATCTCCAGGTGGAGACGGACAATGAGGGTGCGCAGGCCCTCTACGAGGGCATGGGCTTCACCGTCCACCACAGCTACCATCACTGGCGCGCATCTGGACAGGATGTGCGCTGA
- a CDS encoding ferredoxin, translating into MTYVIAQPCVDLKDKACIEECPVDCIYEGQRSLYIHPDECVDCGACEPVCPVEAIFYEDDTPEEWKDYYKANVEFFDELGSPGGASKLGLIERDHPFVAALPPQEHDE; encoded by the coding sequence GTGACCTACGTCATCGCGCAGCCTTGTGTCGACCTGAAAGACAAGGCGTGCATCGAGGAGTGCCCCGTCGACTGTATCTACGAGGGCCAGCGGTCCTTGTACATCCACCCGGACGAATGCGTCGACTGCGGGGCCTGTGAGCCGGTCTGCCCGGTCGAGGCGATCTTCTACGAGGACGACACTCCCGAGGAGTGGAAGGACTACTACAAGGCGAACGTCGAGTTCTTCGACGAGCTCGGTTCGCCCGGTGGTGCGAGCAAGCTCGGCCTGATCGAGCGGGACCACCCCTTCGTCGCCGCGCTTCCGCCGCAGGAGCACGACGAGTAA
- a CDS encoding N-succinyldiaminopimelate aminotransferase codes for MPPVSARLPVFPWDRLEPYKAIAAAHRDGIVDLSVGTPVDPVPELIRAALADASDSPGYPTVWGTAALRDALTGWVERRLGAARVTHTQVLPVVGSKELVASLPAQLGLGPGDRVAFPRLAYPTYEVGARLAGAEPVPYDTRTFAAGAAGTDLDPAGLKLLWLNSPSNPTGRVLSKDELRTAVAWARAHGVLVVSDECYLELGWEAGPVSVLHPDVSGGSFEGLVAVHSLSKRSNLAGYRAAFLAGDEAVLGELLKIRKHGGMMVPAPVQAATVAALGDDKHVTAQRERYERRRAALRSALEGQGFRIEHSEASLYLWATRDEPCWDTVAALAELGILVAPGEFYGAAGERHVRVAFTATDERVAAAARRLAG; via the coding sequence GTGCCACCCGTATCCGCCCGCCTCCCGGTCTTCCCCTGGGACCGGCTCGAACCGTACAAGGCGATCGCCGCGGCCCACCGCGACGGCATCGTCGACCTCTCGGTGGGCACCCCCGTCGACCCGGTCCCCGAGCTGATCCGCGCGGCCCTCGCCGACGCCTCGGACAGCCCCGGCTATCCGACCGTCTGGGGCACGGCCGCGCTGCGCGACGCCCTCACCGGCTGGGTGGAGCGGCGGCTGGGCGCGGCCCGGGTGACCCACACCCAGGTGCTGCCGGTGGTCGGCTCGAAGGAACTGGTGGCCTCGCTGCCCGCGCAACTGGGCCTGGGCCCCGGCGACCGGGTGGCCTTCCCGCGGCTCGCCTATCCGACGTACGAGGTGGGCGCGCGGCTGGCGGGCGCCGAGCCGGTGCCGTACGACACGCGGACATTTGCGGCCGGCGCCGCGGGCACCGACCTCGACCCGGCCGGGCTGAAGCTGCTGTGGCTCAACTCCCCGTCCAACCCCACCGGCCGGGTGCTGTCCAAGGACGAGCTGCGCACCGCGGTCGCCTGGGCCCGTGCCCACGGGGTGCTGGTGGTCAGCGACGAGTGCTACCTGGAGCTGGGCTGGGAGGCGGGCCCGGTCTCCGTGCTCCACCCGGACGTCTCCGGCGGGTCCTTCGAGGGGCTGGTGGCGGTCCACTCGCTGTCCAAGCGGTCCAATCTGGCGGGCTACCGGGCGGCCTTCCTCGCCGGTGACGAGGCGGTGCTGGGCGAGCTGCTGAAGATCCGCAAGCACGGCGGCATGATGGTGCCCGCACCCGTGCAGGCGGCCACGGTGGCGGCGCTCGGCGACGACAAGCACGTGACGGCGCAGCGCGAGCGCTATGAGCGGCGCCGGGCCGCGCTGCGGTCGGCGCTGGAGGGCCAGGGCTTCCGCATCGAGCACAGCGAGGCGTCGCTGTATCTGTGGGCGACGCGGGACGAGCCGTGCTGGGACACCGTGGCCGCCCTCGCCGAGCTGGGCATCCTGGTGGCCCCGGGCGAGTTCTACGGCGCGGCGGGGGAGCGGCACGTCCGGGTCGCGTTCACGGCGACCGACGAGCGCGTGGCGGCGGCGGCCCGGCGACTGGCGGGCTGA
- a CDS encoding succinyl-diaminopimelate desuccinylase, giving the protein MAHPELDLSLDAARLTARLVDFPSVSGEEKALADAVEQALRALPHLTVDRDGDAVVARTNLGRDERVVLAGHLDTVPIADNVPSRLDDDGVLWGCGTSDMKSGVAVQLRMAATVPEPNRDLTFVFYDHEEVAAELNGLGRLARNHPEWLAGDFAVLLEPTDGKVEGGCQGTLRVRVKTQGRRAHSARSWLGENAIHKAAPILDRLAGYVPRRAEIDGLTYREGLNAVRIDGGHATNVIPDFCTVTVNFRFAPDRSEEEALAHVREVFTGFDIELTDSAPGALPGLGHPSAAALVATLGVEVAPKDAWTDVARFSALGVPAVNYGPGDPKLAHTREEHVPVAAVLEAEERLRAWLAH; this is encoded by the coding sequence ATGGCACACCCAGAACTCGACCTGTCCCTGGACGCGGCCCGGCTCACCGCCCGGCTCGTCGACTTCCCCTCGGTCAGCGGTGAGGAGAAGGCGCTCGCCGACGCCGTGGAGCAGGCCCTGCGGGCCCTGCCGCATCTGACGGTCGACCGGGACGGGGACGCCGTCGTCGCCCGTACGAACCTCGGGCGGGACGAGCGGGTCGTGCTGGCGGGCCATCTGGACACCGTGCCGATCGCCGACAACGTGCCCTCCCGCCTCGACGACGACGGCGTGCTGTGGGGCTGCGGCACCTCCGATATGAAGTCCGGCGTCGCCGTACAGCTGCGCATGGCCGCCACCGTGCCCGAGCCCAACCGCGACCTCACCTTCGTCTTCTACGACCACGAGGAGGTCGCCGCCGAGCTCAATGGGCTGGGGCGGCTGGCCAGGAACCACCCCGAGTGGCTGGCCGGGGACTTCGCCGTGCTGCTGGAGCCCACCGACGGCAAGGTCGAGGGCGGCTGCCAGGGCACGCTGCGGGTGCGGGTGAAGACGCAGGGGCGGCGCGCCCACTCCGCGCGCAGTTGGCTCGGTGAGAACGCCATCCACAAGGCCGCGCCGATCCTGGACCGGCTGGCCGGATACGTCCCCCGGCGGGCGGAGATCGACGGGCTCACCTACCGCGAGGGCCTCAACGCGGTACGGATCGACGGCGGCCACGCGACCAACGTCATCCCGGACTTCTGCACGGTGACCGTGAACTTCCGCTTCGCCCCCGACCGTTCCGAGGAGGAGGCGCTCGCGCACGTCCGCGAGGTCTTCACCGGCTTCGACATCGAGCTCACCGACAGCGCGCCCGGCGCCCTGCCCGGTCTCGGCCACCCGTCGGCCGCCGCCCTCGTGGCGACGCTCGGGGTGGAGGTGGCCCCCAAGGACGCCTGGACCGATGTCGCCCGCTTCTCGGCGCTCGGCGTGCCCGCCGTGAACTACGGGCCCGGCGATCCGAAGCTGGCCCACACCCGCGAGGAGCACGTACCGGTCGCCGCCGTCCTGGAGGCCGAAGAACGACTGCGCGCCTGGCTGGCCCACTAG
- a CDS encoding DNA-binding protein: protein MGNAEEERALHEQRLGPVVRRRDQMRPETTDQRLLDTQGATHWVHEDPFRVMRIQSEFVEGFGTLAELGPAISVFGSARTPEGSPEYEAGVRIGRGLVEAGFGVITGGGPGAMEAANRGATEAGGVSVGLGIELPFEQGLNPYVDIGVNFRYFFVRKTMFVKYAQGFVVLPGGLGTLDECFEALTLVQTKKVTRFPIVLFGSAYWKGLVDWLTNTLIAEGKASAHDLDLFHLTDDIDEVIELVTKESGV, encoded by the coding sequence GTGGGCAACGCCGAAGAAGAGCGAGCGCTGCACGAGCAGCGTCTGGGCCCGGTCGTGCGCCGCCGCGACCAGATGCGACCCGAGACGACCGATCAGCGGCTTCTGGACACCCAGGGGGCCACGCACTGGGTGCACGAGGACCCGTTCCGGGTGATGCGCATCCAGTCGGAGTTCGTCGAGGGCTTCGGCACGCTGGCGGAGCTCGGCCCGGCGATCAGCGTGTTCGGCTCCGCCCGTACGCCCGAGGGGTCCCCGGAGTACGAGGCGGGGGTGCGGATCGGCCGGGGCCTCGTCGAGGCGGGCTTCGGGGTGATCACCGGCGGCGGCCCGGGCGCGATGGAGGCCGCCAACCGCGGCGCGACCGAGGCGGGCGGCGTCTCGGTCGGCCTGGGCATCGAGCTGCCGTTCGAGCAGGGCCTGAACCCGTACGTCGACATCGGCGTCAACTTCCGCTATTTCTTCGTGCGAAAAACGATGTTTGTGAAGTATGCCCAGGGGTTCGTGGTGCTTCCCGGCGGGCTCGGCACACTTGACGAGTGCTTCGAGGCGCTCACCCTCGTCCAGACCAAGAAGGTCACCCGCTTCCCGATCGTCCTCTTCGGCAGCGCCTACTGGAAGGGCCTGGTCGACTGGCTCACGAACACCCTGATCGCGGAGGGCAAGGCGTCCGCGCACGATCTGGACCTGTTCCACCTCACCGACGACATCGACGAGGTGATCGAGCTGGTGACCAAGGAGTCCGGCGTCTGA
- a CDS encoding dihydropteroate synthase, translating to MLRLGRREFGENERVIMAIVNRTPDSFYDQGATFRDEPALARVEQAIADGAAIIDIGGVKAGPGDEVSAEEEARRTVGFVAEVRRRHPDVVISVDTWRHEVGEAVCAAGADLLNDAWGGVDPKLAEVAARHGAGLVCTHAGGARPRTRPHRIGYDDVVEDILRVTLDLAERALELGVRRDGIMIDPGHDFGKNTRHSLEATRRLGELTETGWPVLVSLSNKDFVGESLDRPVKERLIGTLATTAVSAWLGAQIYRVHEVAETRQVLDMVSSIAGHRPPAVARRGLA from the coding sequence ATGCTGCGGCTGGGACGACGTGAGTTCGGCGAGAACGAGCGAGTGATCATGGCGATCGTGAACCGGACACCGGATTCCTTCTACGACCAGGGGGCGACCTTCCGCGACGAGCCCGCCCTGGCCCGTGTGGAGCAGGCGATCGCGGACGGCGCCGCGATCATCGACATCGGCGGCGTCAAGGCCGGGCCGGGTGACGAGGTGAGCGCCGAGGAGGAGGCGCGCCGCACGGTGGGCTTCGTGGCCGAGGTGCGCAGGCGCCATCCGGACGTGGTGATCAGCGTGGACACCTGGCGCCATGAGGTCGGCGAGGCGGTCTGCGCCGCGGGCGCGGATCTGCTCAACGACGCCTGGGGCGGGGTCGACCCCAAGCTGGCCGAGGTCGCCGCCCGCCACGGCGCCGGGCTGGTGTGCACCCACGCGGGCGGGGCCCGGCCGCGCACCCGCCCGCACCGGATCGGCTACGACGATGTGGTGGAGGACATCCTGCGGGTCACCCTGGACCTCGCGGAGCGCGCCCTCGAACTGGGGGTGCGGCGCGACGGGATCATGATCGACCCGGGCCATGACTTCGGTAAGAACACCCGCCACTCACTGGAGGCCACGCGCCGGCTGGGCGAGCTGACGGAGACCGGCTGGCCCGTCCTGGTCTCGCTGTCCAACAAGGACTTCGTCGGCGAGAGCCTGGACCGGCCGGTCAAGGAGCGGCTGATCGGCACGCTCGCGACGACCGCCGTATCGGCCTGGCTGGGGGCCCAGATCTACCGGGTGCACGAGGTGGCCGAGACCCGTCAGGTGCTGGACATGGTGTCGTCCATCGCGGGCCACCGGCCCCCGGCGGTCGCCCGCCGGGGACTGGCCTGA
- a CDS encoding DivIVA domain-containing protein: MARSVQTVIEADGHRLNHASDGETITVFLFLLIALVVVVGGVTLAVVGGGDGPLTEAPPDRLDEPLPADRPLARADVEALRLPMTLRGYRMADVDDVLGRLGAELAERDARIAELEAALAGPHPKPSSPPGPGPDSLSAPESDHGFGRSGREGPGPEWPGFDEDGFEGNLFEGRGYDGRGYEGHGYEGQGA, encoded by the coding sequence ATGGCACGATCGGTGCAGACAGTTATCGAGGCCGACGGACACAGACTCAACCATGCATCTGACGGGGAGACGATCACCGTGTTCTTGTTCTTGCTGATCGCGCTGGTCGTGGTGGTCGGCGGGGTCACGCTCGCCGTCGTCGGCGGCGGTGACGGCCCGCTCACCGAGGCGCCCCCGGACCGGCTGGACGAGCCGCTGCCCGCCGACCGGCCGCTGGCGCGCGCCGATGTGGAGGCGCTGCGCCTCCCCATGACGCTGCGGGGCTACCGGATGGCTGACGTCGACGATGTGCTGGGCCGCCTCGGTGCCGAGCTAGCCGAGCGCGACGCCCGGATCGCCGAGCTGGAGGCGGCGCTCGCGGGCCCGCACCCGAAGCCGTCGTCGCCCCCCGGGCCCGGCCCCGATTCCCTGTCGGCCCCGGAGAGCGACCACGGCTTCGGGCGGAGCGGCCGCGAGGGCCCCGGCCCCGAGTGGCCCGGCTTCGACGAAGACGGCTTCGAGGGAAACCTCTTCGAGGGGCGCGGCTACGACGGGCGCGGCTATGAGGGACACGGCTACGAAGGGCAGGGCGCATGA
- a CDS encoding DNA-3-methyladenine glycosylase, whose translation MADYRVYHDTEWGRPVHGDDALYERICLEAFQSGLSWLTILRRREGFRAAFADFSIAKVAEFTEADEQRLIGDPGIIRNRAKIAATISNARAAAALAPGELDELIWSHAPAPDGRPVPRTATDVAAITPESTALSRDLKKRGFRFVGPTTAYALMQACGLVNDHLADCHSRDAV comes from the coding sequence ATGGCCGACTACCGCGTCTATCACGACACGGAGTGGGGCCGCCCGGTCCACGGCGATGACGCGCTCTATGAGCGGATCTGCCTGGAGGCGTTCCAGTCCGGGCTGTCCTGGCTGACGATCCTGCGCCGCCGGGAGGGGTTCCGGGCCGCCTTCGCCGACTTCTCGATCGCGAAGGTCGCGGAGTTCACCGAGGCCGACGAGCAGCGGCTGATCGGCGACCCCGGGATCATCCGCAACCGGGCCAAGATCGCCGCCACCATCTCCAACGCCCGCGCCGCGGCGGCCCTGGCACCCGGTGAGCTGGACGAGCTGATCTGGTCCCATGCCCCGGCCCCCGACGGCCGCCCGGTGCCGCGGACCGCCACCGACGTCGCCGCGATCACCCCGGAGTCCACGGCCCTCAGCCGCGACCTCAAGAAGCGCGGCTTCCGCTTCGTCGGCCCCACCACGGCCTACGCCCTGATGCAGGCATGCGGCCTGGTCAACGACCATCTGGCCGACTGCCACAGCCGCGACGCGGTCTGA
- a CDS encoding enoyl-CoA hydratase, producing MADTVLYDLAEGLATITLNRPDAMNALNIDTKVALRDALLQAAEDPAVRAVLLTGSGQRAFCVGQDLKEHIGLLAADRDGSGQGSTMSTVALHYNPIVTAIAGMPKPVVAAVNGVAAGAGAGFAFAADYRIIADTASFTTSFAGVALTADSGVSWTLQRLIGYGRAADLLLFPRGIDAQEALDLGIAHRVVPADELADQAAAVARRLAEGPTAAYAALKESLAFAAGHTLTESLAMEDELQRRAGASDDHVIAVNAFVNKEKPRFTGR from the coding sequence ATGGCCGACACCGTGCTCTACGACCTCGCCGAGGGCCTCGCGACGATCACGCTCAATCGTCCCGACGCGATGAACGCCCTGAACATCGACACCAAGGTGGCACTGCGCGACGCGCTGCTGCAGGCCGCGGAGGACCCGGCGGTGCGGGCGGTGCTGCTCACCGGCTCCGGGCAGCGGGCCTTCTGCGTCGGCCAGGACCTCAAGGAGCACATCGGCCTGCTGGCCGCCGACCGTGACGGCAGCGGCCAGGGCTCGACCATGAGCACGGTCGCGCTGCACTACAACCCGATCGTCACCGCGATCGCCGGGATGCCGAAGCCGGTGGTCGCCGCCGTCAACGGCGTCGCGGCGGGCGCCGGGGCGGGCTTCGCCTTCGCCGCCGACTACCGGATCATCGCCGACACCGCCTCCTTCACCACCTCCTTCGCCGGGGTCGCGCTGACCGCCGACTCGGGAGTCTCCTGGACCCTTCAGCGGCTGATCGGATACGGCCGCGCGGCGGATCTGCTGCTCTTCCCGCGCGGTATCGACGCCCAGGAGGCGCTCGACTTGGGCATCGCCCACCGGGTGGTCCCGGCCGACGAGCTGGCCGACCAGGCGGCGGCGGTCGCCCGGCGGCTGGCCGAGGGCCCCACCGCGGCCTATGCGGCGCTCAAGGAGTCCCTGGCCTTCGCCGCGGGCCACACCCTCACCGAGTCCCTGGCGATGGAGGACGAACTGCAGCGCCGCGCGGGGGCCTCGGACGACCACGTGATCGCGGTGAACGCGTTCGTGAACAAGGAGAAGCCGAGGTTCACCGGCCGCTGA
- a CDS encoding O-methyltransferase: MRQLRGQERVITGNRQTSWAFADAFVAEDEALHWARDRAREAGLRSVSAGTGAALRLLAAAADAKVVAEIGTGTGVSGIHLLRGMRPDGVLTTVDTEPEMQQFARQAFRAAGFTGNRARFIPGRALDVLPRLADGGYDLVFCDGDRLECLDYLAESLRLLRPGGLVCFEGVFTNGRTVDSAAQPTEVLRVRELLRTVRESTVLQSSLLPVGDGLLCAVKRG, translated from the coding sequence TTGCGCCAACTACGGGGACAGGAGAGGGTCATTACCGGCAACCGGCAGACGAGCTGGGCGTTCGCCGACGCGTTCGTCGCCGAGGACGAAGCCCTTCACTGGGCCCGTGACCGGGCCCGGGAGGCAGGGCTGCGCTCGGTGTCGGCGGGCACCGGCGCCGCGCTGCGGCTGCTCGCTGCCGCCGCCGATGCCAAGGTCGTCGCCGAGATCGGCACCGGGACGGGTGTCTCGGGGATCCATCTGCTGCGCGGGATGCGCCCGGACGGCGTGCTGACCACCGTGGACACCGAACCGGAGATGCAGCAGTTCGCCCGGCAGGCGTTCCGCGCGGCCGGGTTCACCGGGAACCGGGCGCGCTTCATCCCCGGCCGCGCCCTGGATGTGCTGCCCCGGCTGGCCGACGGCGGATACGACCTGGTCTTCTGCGACGGCGACCGGCTGGAGTGCCTGGACTACCTCGCCGAATCGTTGCGTCTGCTGCGGCCCGGCGGGCTGGTCTGCTTCGAGGGGGTCTTCACCAACGGGCGGACCGTGGACTCCGCCGCCCAGCCCACTGAGGTGCTGCGGGTGCGCGAGCTGCTGCGGACCGTACGGGAGTCCACCGTGCTGCAGTCGTCCCTGCTGCCGGTCGGCGACGGCCTGCTCTGCGCGGTCAAGCGGGGCTGA